CGGCGGCGTATTGATCCTGTCGATGCGCAGCGTGCTTGCGCAACCCTTACTGTGGCTGCGCCTGAAAGAGATGGTTACCCGGCAGCGTTTTGAGTGGCTCTCTCCGGATGAGACCCGCCCACTGCCGCTGTCGATTCCCGGTATGCCCCTTGACGTTAAACTGATCCTCACCGGTGACCGGGAGGCCATGGCAGATTTCCAGGAAACCGAGCCGGAGCTTGCCGAGTCGGCCATCTACTGCGAGTTTGAAGAGACGCTCAGCCTCGAACAGGAAGATGCCAGAACCGCCTGGACAGGCTGGATAAGCGCCATCGCCGGGCAGCAGAAACTGCCGCTCCCGTTAAAAGACGCATGGCCGCTACTGCTCAGAGAAGCCGTCCGTTACAGTGGCGATCAGAGCATCCTGCCGCTCAGCCCCGGGTGGATCCAGCGCCAGCTCAAAGAAGTCGCCATTATCAGTAACGGTGATCCCTTTAGCGCTGAGCAGTTTCGCACCATGCTGGACCAGCGGGAATGGCGGGAAAATTATCTTGCCGGGCGTATGCAGGATGAGATCCTGCAAGAGCAGATCCTGATTGAAACCGAAGGTGAACAGGTCGGCCAGATTAACGCCCTGTCGGTTATTGAGTTCCCGGGCCATCCCCGCGCCTTTGGCGAGCCGTCGCGTATTTCGTGTGTGGTGCATATTGGCGACGGCGAGTTTACCGATGTCGAACGTAAAGCGGAGCTGGGCGGTAATATTCATGCCAAGGGCATGATGATCATGCAGGCTTTCCTGATGTCCGAGCTGCAACTGGAGCAGCAGATCCCCTTTTCCGCCTCCATTACGTTTGAGCAGTCCTACAGCGAAGTGGACGGCGATAGCGCCTCTCTGGCGGAGCTGTGCGCCTTAATCAGCGCCCTGGCAGACGTTCCCATTCGTCAGCATCTGGCTATCACCGGCTCTGTTGATCAATTCGGGCGCGTACAGCCGGTCGGCGGGCTTAATGAAAAGATTGAAGGATTCTTCCGGATCTGCGAACAGCGCGGCTTCACCGGCGATCAGGGGGTGATTATTCCCACGGCGAATGTGCAGCACCTGTCGCTGCATCAGGATATTCTCGACGCAGTAGAAAGCGGCACCTTCTCCCTGTGGGGAGTAGACTCTGTAGAAGATGCGCTTCCCCTGCTGACTAACGTTATCTGGGACGGAGAAGGACGCCCTTCCCTGCTCCAGGCAATTTCAGAGCGGATTGCTCAGGCCAGCCAGCAGGAGGGCCGGAACCGTTATCCGTGGCCGTTGCGCTGGTTAAACTGGTTCAACCATAACTGATCGGACTTGTTCAGCGTACAAGTGTTAGCTAACCTGCGTCCCTCATTAAAATAAGGCTTATAGTAAACATGGTAGATAAACGCGAATCTTACACAAAAGAAGACCTTCTTGCTTCCGGGCGTGGCGAGCTGTTTGGTGCTGAAGGCCCACAATTACCTGCACCCAGCATGCTGATGATGGATCGTGTCGTTAAAATGACGGAGACCGGCGGTAACTTTGATAAAGGTTATGTGGAAGCCGAGCTGGATATCAATCCGGATTTGTGGTTCTTCGGTTGCCATTTTATTGGCGATCCGGTGATGCCGGGCTGCCTGGGTCTGGACGCCATGTGGCAGCTGGTAGGGTTCTACCTCGGCTGGCTGGGCGGTGAAGGCAAAGGCCGCGCCCTGGGCGTGGGTGAAGTGAAATTCACCGGTCAGGTACTGCCTACCGCGAAAAAAGTCACTTACCGGATCCACTTCAAACGTGTGGTCAACCGCCGCCTGATTATGGGCCTGGCTGACGGTGAAGTGCTGGTAGATGGCCGCGTAATCTATACCGCGAATGACCTGAAAGTGGGCCTGTTCAAAGATACCTCTGCGTTCTGATCCTGCCCTGCATAAACGTGAAACCTCCGCACTGCGGAGGTTTCAAATACGCTAAAGAGACGGTGTCAGGCAATAGCGACCCTGTCCTCCATGGCTTTTCGCCAGCCTCCAAGCCAGTGTGATCGTTGCGTTAATGCCTGGTAAGGACACATTTCTTTTGAGCGCCCGGTGATACCGGCCTGATAACCCCGCTGATGTGCCCGTTCCAGGCGATCTCGTTTTTGTCTCTTCATGCCTCGTTTCCCTCATTATTTGCGTCTGGTGGAAAAGAAAACAATGATTACAAAATGCGCAATCACCCTTTATCAATAACGCGCAAAATCTCCGCCGTCAATGCGCAAAATTCACACCATTGTCATATTTCACGACTATATTGCGCAACAGCGCAGCACCGCGTACAGATAACGTGCTGGCAGATAAAGAAAAGCCGCGCTTTGCTGATATCAGCATAAAGCGCGGCTTTTTTGTGCTACAGACTAAGGAAATTACAGACCGGCGATGGCACCGGCGATACTGCCTGCCTCCTGGCGCCATGCGCTGGCGAGCGCTTTTACCATCGCGTCGTAGCCGTCCTGCTCCTGGGGCAGCTCAATATGGAAAGGCCGCTTGGTCAGCTGCCCGCCATGTTTTAACAGCCACTCACCGCTAACGACGACCCGGCCATCATAACGCCCCTGAAAGCCGGTCACGTTCACGCTCAGCACATCCTGCTGGCTGCCCAGCGGCTGGGAAGAGACCACCCAGCCCGGCAGCGCCGCGCTGAGGTTAGCCACCAGCGTATTGCGCAACTGCTGGTCAAGCGGGCTCGCCCACAGGTTATTTTTGGCAATGACATACTGCACGTCAGTAGTCTGGTACACCACGCCATTACCGGCCAGATAATCAGGGATCACCACCTGCTCTACCCACAACAACCGGGAGTGCTGGTTAACCTCCCCCATGGCCACCGGTTGGGTGGCCGACGACATGGGAAGCTGATACCAGGTATCTTTCACCGTGCTACTGCAGGCCGTTAATGTGGCGAGGAACGCCAGCGATAGCCACTTTTTCATTATTTTGCCCCCTTCGGCTGCGGGTCGGGCTTATCCTTCGCCTCAAAGACCAGCGCATTGCTCTTCTGGTTGATGGTACGCAATACCGGCTGCAGCTCTCTGAGCACCTGATCCAGCCGCTGCATATCGGCAACCATCTTGTTATAGGCCGCAGATCCCGGCTGGAAGCCCTGCAAACTTCTGTTCAGCTCCAGCAGAGTGTTCTGCATATCGGCCGGCAGTTTTTGCATTTCCGGGCTGGCGGTCAGCCGGTTCACGTTGGCCAGCGTTTGCTGCATGTCCCGCATGGTTTTCTGGCTTTCACTCAGGGTTGAGGTCGCCTGCTCCAGCAGCGGGTTCACCGGCATATTGTTAATCTTATCCAGTGTATCCATTAGTTTTTGCTGGATCTGCGCCAGACCACCAGACACGGTCGGGATCACGTTATAACCGGCAACCGTTTTGATCTCTTTGAGTTTCGGCTCTTTAGGATAGAAATCCACATCCACATACAGCGCCCCGGTCAGCAGGTTCCCGGTCTTCATGCTGGCCCGCAGGCCGCGCATCAGCAGGTTATTAAACTGATCCATTTTCGGTGTCTCGCCAAACTCACTGGCCAGACGCTCCGGCTCCAGTCGAATCAGTACCGGGATCCGGTAATCATCGCCCACGTCCTGGTGCAGCCCCGGCACGTTAAACGGCACGCTGACCACGGTCCCCAGGCGCATGCCGCGGAACTCTACCGGCGCACCAATCTGCAGACCCCGCACCGAATCTTTAAAGAACAGCAGGAAGTCAATATGCTGGGTATACAGCGAATCGGCAATGCTGCGTGCATCATCGTACAGTTTAAAGGCCGTTTTATTTTCTACCGGCTCCCCTACCGACAGCCCAGTCGGCACGTCAAAGCTCACCCCACCGCTGAATAGGGTAGTCAGCGAGCCCATCTCAACGCGCATCCCACTGGAGCTCAAATCAACACTGATGCCGCTGTCTTTCCAGAAACGGACATTATTGGTGACCAGACGATCATAGGGCGCCTTAATAAACAGCTGATAATTCATATCGCGTTTATTCGGATCAAAGGTGCTGGTCTCCACAGACCCCACCTGATAACCGCGGAACAACACCGGATCCCCCGGGTTCAGCTGGCCGGCTTTATCGCTCTCCAGCACAATGCGGATACCTTTAGCATCCGGCGAGGCCAGCGGCGGAGAATCCAGCAACTCATAGCGCCCGGGTTTCTCCCCTTTTACCCCCGGCTGCAGCTCAATATAGGCACCGGACAACAGGGTGCCCAGCCCGGTCACACCTTCACGGCCAATCTGCGGCTTCACCACCCAGAAAACCGAATCCCCGTGCAGCAGCTTTTCCATACCGGATTTCAGGCGCGCTTTAATTTCCACGTGGAGCAGGTCATCGGTCAGCACTGCGCTCTCCACGATCCCCACATCCACGCTGCGGCTCTTGATGGTGGTTTTTCCCCCTTCAATGCCCTCCGCACTTGTGGTGATCAGCGTCACCTCCGGCCCCTGGTGGCTGTAATGGTAAAACAGTATCCACGCGCCGATCAGTGCGGTCACAATCGGGAAAATCCACACCGGTGACCAGTGCTTAACCCTGGATACCTTGGCATCCCCGCTGTTATTTTCCACTTTTGTTTAACTCCTCATGGTCAGGATCCGGCACCCGATCCCAGGATAACCGGGGATCAAACATCGCGGCTGCGAGCATGGTAATAATCACCACCATGGCAAACATCAACGCTCCGATAGCAGGATAAATATTCATCAGAGCCCCCATCCGCACCAGCGAAGAAAGCACTGCAATAACAAACACGTCGATCATTGACCAGCGGCCAACAAACTCAACAATTTCATACATCAGGTGCATCCGCTCCCGATCGCGCGCAACACCGTGGCCGCGGGCATCCAGGCACAGCCAGGCGATAGCAATCATTTTCAGGGTCGGCACCATAATACTGGCGATAAAAATCACCCCCGCCACCGGGTAGGAGCCCTCGCTCCACAGTAAAATCACCCCGGCCAGAATGGTGGAAGGCATTTTGTCTCCCAGCAGATCGGTCGTCATGATGGGCAAAATATTGGCCGGAAAATAAAGCATAATCGCCGTCAGCAGTAATGAGACCGTCCACTGCAGGCTGTGGCGTTTACGGGGATAGCCCTTCGTATGGCAGCGGCCGCACTCCAGCTGCCCGGCAGGCAGAATAGCCGTGCAGCATGAGCAGGAGCGTAGCCCCTGGCGCAGGCCGGTCATTCCGGCTTTAAATGGCACCGGGCAGGCGGGCGCTGGCGCGATATCGTCCCACAGCCAGCGGCGATCCACACACTGGAACGCCCTGAGCTGCAGCACGCAGAACAGGCACCAGGGAATGAAGCTGCTGCCGACCCCGATATCCCCGTAGGCCATCAGCTTCACGAAGCTGACCAGTACCCCGGTTAAAAAGATCTCCGCCATGCCCCAGCTTTTCAGCGCAAACAGCACCCGGGCCAGGCGATATTTTAACTTCTGCGGCATGGTTACCCGGTTTACCAGTAACAATATGGTGACCAGGCAAAACGCCGGCACCAGCTGGACAAACAGAATAAAAAATGTGCCCAGACTTGAGTAATCCTCAGAAAACATCACCTCAGGAATTTGCAGCATGCGCACTTCACTGGTGATCCCCGCCACCTTCATATAGATGAACGGGAACAGGTTCGACAACACCAGCATAAACAGCGCGGCCAGCGCATAGGCGGTTGGCCGCTGACGCGGCGCGTTCCAGTTAACCGTCAGCGAGGTTCCACAGCGGGGACAATTGGCTTTATGTTCCGGGCTCAGTGCCGGCAGTGTCACCAGCAAATCACATTGCGGACATAAAATCGCTTTCCCCGCATGATGTGCATCACACATGCCAGCTCTCCAGATTTATCAGTCTCCCTGTTTAAGGGATTCCAGATACTCCCAGCGTTCAAAGGCGGCTTCCAGCGCTTTTTCGGCTTCCGCCAGCGCAGACAGAACCTTTTGCGTCGCCTCATGGGGTTGGTTAAAAAATGCCGAATCACTCACCTGCTCCTGAAGAGCATTGACGCTATTTTCAAGTTCTTCAAGTAATTGAGGTAACTGCTCCAGCTCGCGCTGCAGTTTATAGCTCAGTTTACCGGGCTGGCGTTTTGCCGTTCCTGCTATCTCTGCCTTCTCGCTGGCGACCGGTGTTGTTTTAACCGGCTGAGCGGGTGTCAGTGAGCGGGCCGCGGCCTGCTGGCCCCGGGCATCGTAATATCCCCCCACATAACTGGCGATCCGGCCATCACCTTCGTAGATCCAGCATTCGGTGACCGTATCGTCCACAAATTGCCGATCGTGGCTGACCAGCAACACGGTTCCCTGGTAACCGTCGATAAGCTCTTCCAGCAGTTCGAGCGTTTCCACATCCAGATCGTTGGTCGGTTCGTCGAGAATCAGCAGGTTGCTGGGTTTCAGGAACAGGCGCGCCAGCAGCAGGCGGTTGCGCTCCCCACCGGAAAGCGCCCGGACTGGCGTCATCGCCCGTTTGGGGTGGAACAGAAAGTCCTGCAGATAGCCCAGCACATGGCGCGGCTTGCCGTTTACCAGCACCTCCTGCTTACCTTCGGCCAGGTTATCCATTACGGTTTTGTCCGGGTCCAGCTCTGCCCGGTGCTGATCAAAATAGGCCACTTCCAGTTTGGTGCCGATATGCACCATTCCGCTGGTGGGGGCCAGCTGGCCAAGCATCAGTTTCAGCAGGGTGGTTTTCCCGCAGCCATTCGGCCCGACCAGGGCGATTTTGTCACCGCGCATCACCTGGGCACTGAAATCGTTAACCAGCACTTTGCCGTCTATCTCGTAGTGGAGATTTTCAATTTCAAAGACAATTTTCCCGGAGCGGCTGGCCTCTTCCACCTGCATTTTCGCTTTGCCCATCACATCGCGGCGCTCGCCACGCTCGCGACGCATCGCTTTCAGGGCGCGCACCCGCCCTTCGTTACGGGTACGGCGGGCCTTGATCCCCTGGCGGATCCAGACCTCTTCCTGGGCCAGACGGCGATCGAATTCGGCATTCTGCAGCTCTTCTACGCGCAGCGCCTCTTCTTTGGCAATCAGGTACTGATCGTAATTGCCCGGGTAAGAGACCAGCTTACCGCGATCGAGATCGACAATGCGGGTGGCCATATTGCGGATAAATGACCGGTCATGGGAGATAAACACGATGCTGCCCTGGAAACTTTTAAGGAATGTCTCCAGCCAGTCGATGGTTTCAATATCCAGGTGGTTGGTGGGCTCATCCAGCAGCAGCACCCGCGGTGCGCTGACCAGCGCCCGGCCAAGTGCGGCTTTACGCAGCCAGCCGCCAGAGAGCGACGACAGCGGGGTGTTGGGCTCCAGCTCCAGCTGCGCCAGCACTTCATTGATCCGGCTTTCCAGCTGCCAGAGCCCCTGATGCTCCAGAATCTCCTGAATCCGGGCCATCTTGTCGAGGTTCTTCTCGCTCGGGTCAACCATCACCTTTTGGGAGATATCGTGGTACGCCTTCAGGTGTTCCGCCTGCTCTTCGACCCCTTCGGCGACAAAATCGTACACCGAGCCCGCCACATCGCGCGGGGGATCCTGCTGCAGCCGGGCCACAATCAGATCCTGTTCATAGATAATGCGCCCGTCATCCAGCGGCACTTCCTGGTTAAAGATTTTCATCAGGGTGGATTTCCCGGCGCCGTTGCGGCCCACCAGGCACACCCGTTCATTTTCCTCGATATGCAGTTCGGTGTTAGCGAGTAACGGCGCATCGCTGAAGGACAGCCAGGCACCATGCATACTGATTAACGACATCTTTTTACTCCTCACCCACGCGGGTGATCAGCCAACAATTGTGGATCTGGCGGTTACGGGCAAAATCCCGGGACAGGGTTTTTTGAGTGATCTCCTGCGCCTGTAATCCCAGCGCGGCCAGCCCGTTCATATCCATGCGGAATCCACGTTTATTGTTGGAAAACATGATAGTACCGCCCTTACGCAGCAGGCGGCTTAAATCTTTCATTAACGCCAGGTGATCGCGCTGAACATCAAACGCATCATCCATACGCTTCGAGTTAGAAAAAGTAGGGGGATCGATAAAGATCAGATCAAACTGCTCCCGGGCCTCACGCAGCCACGCCAGACAGTCGGCCTGGATAAGGCGATGGGCTCTGCCGGTCAGGCCGTTGAGCCGCAGGTTGCGCTCAGCCCACTCCAGATACGTCCGGGACATATCAACGGTGGTGGTTGAGCGTGCGCCGCCCAGCCCGGCGTGAACCGTCGCACTGCCCGTATAGGAGAACAGGTTAAGGAAATCTTTGCCTTTGCTCATCTGGCCCAGCATCCGGCGGGCAATACGGTGATCCAGGAACAGCCCCGTATCCAGATAGTCTGTCAGGTTCACCAGGAAGCGTGCGTTATACTCGCTCACTTCGATAAACTCGCCCTTCTCGGCCATACGCTGGTACTGATTTTTCCCCTTCTGGCGTTCGCGGGTTTTCAGCACCAGTTTACCCGGCGGGATCTCCAGCACAGCCAGGGTGGCGGCAATCACGTCAAACAGGCGCTGGCGGGCTTTGTTGTGGTCCACCGTTTTCGGAGGCGCATATTCCTGAATCACCACCCAGTCCGCATAGCGATCGACAGCCACATTGTACTCCGGCAGGTCCGCATCGTAGATGCGGTAGCATTCAATGCCTTCCTGGCGGGCCCATTTGTCGAGGGTTTTCAGGCTTTTGCGTAAGCGGTTCGCGTAATCTCCGGCAATGGCTGCCGGTTGCCCGCCTGCGGGGCTGTCCGCCAGCTGGTAGTTTTTCTGCACACAGTCCAGCGGGCCGTTTTTCGCTTTAAACTGGCGCTCTGCACGCAGCTGCAGGCAGCTTAACAGCTCAGGCGATGCGCTGAACAAAGAGAGGTTCCAGCCACCAAACTGGCTTTTCATGATCCGCCCCAGCACACTGTGCAGGGCAATCAGCGCCGGTTCACTCTCCAGGCGCTCACCGTAAGGCGGGTTGCTGATAACCGTGCCCCGGGGCCCTTCCGGCAGCGGGTTGGTCAGCCGGGAGACATCTTTAACTTCAAAACTTATCAGGTTCCCCAGCCCGGCCTGGCGGGCGTTCACCCGGGCGCGCTCAATCACCCGGCTGTCATTATCTGAGCCATAGAAGCGCGAGGCATATTCCGCCGCCCCCCGACGGGCGCGGACCTGAGCCTCGCTGATAACGGATTTCCACAGCTGGGCGTCATGCTGTGCCCAGCCATTAAAGCCCCAGCGGGTGCGGTGCAGCCCGGGGGCCCGGTCGGTGGCGATCATTGCCGCTTCGATAAGTAACGTGCCGGAGCCGCACATCGGATCCAGTAACGGTGTTCCCGGCTGCCAGCCGGAGCGCATCACCACCGCAGCGGCGAGGTTTTCTTTGATGGGGGCCTGGCCGGTACGATCGCGGTAGCCACGCTGGTGCAGCCCTTCGCCACTCAGGTCCAGGGCGATGCTGGCCACGTCTTTATTAAGCCAGACATTGATGCGCACATCGGGCATTTCCCGGTCCACATTCGGGCGCGGCAGGTTTTTGCGGGTGAAGCTATCCACAATGGCGTCTTTCACTTTCAGCGCGCCATACTGGCTATTGCGGATGGTATCGTTCAGGCCGCTAAAGTGGACCGCAAAAGTGGCCCCGGGGGCAAACAGTTCGGTCCAGTTAATGGCCTGCACCCCGAGGTACAGATCCAGATCGCTGTAGACTTTGCACTCCCCGAGCGGCAGCAAAATCCGCGAGGCCAGCCGGCTCCAGAGTAAGCTCTGATAAACCAGCCGCGCGTCTCCCTGGTAATGGACACCGCCCTGGACGACCTGACACTGGGTTGCGCCAAGGTTTTCCAGTTCCGTTTTTAACAGTTCTTCGAGACCACGCGCCGTACTGGCAAACAGAGAATTCATATTGTCACTTATTCATTAATGTAAATTGTCGCGCATTATAGCTAATCTGTGGCGCATGTCATAAAGTTGCCCCTATATCATTGCGCTGCACGGAGTGCTGTCATGCTGAGTCTTTCCCGTCTGTATATTCATCCGGTGAAATCCATGCGCGGGCTGCGGATTTCACACGGTCTGGCCGATCTCAGTGGCTTTGCCCAGGATCGCGTATTTATGGTGACCGAGACCGACGGCACCTTTATTACTGCGCGCCAGTACCCACAAATGGTGTT
This Shimwellia blattae DSM 4481 = NBRC 105725 DNA region includes the following protein-coding sequences:
- a CDS encoding AAA family ATPase, coding for MTINQLPWRVLIPETDSWQSVFDAPLPATRTEDAFETVQARLCYGLQQFCHPWGYSRTLLLRAPEDSETLALITDAVRRTHVPGATQYGGHYLIDGNTVTFTAAGGRAGDFTATGEVVTAEWIENDQLFGCVRQHNQGITLQPGLLHKANGGVLILSMRSVLAQPLLWLRLKEMVTRQRFEWLSPDETRPLPLSIPGMPLDVKLILTGDREAMADFQETEPELAESAIYCEFEETLSLEQEDARTAWTGWISAIAGQQKLPLPLKDAWPLLLREAVRYSGDQSILPLSPGWIQRQLKEVAIISNGDPFSAEQFRTMLDQREWRENYLAGRMQDEILQEQILIETEGEQVGQINALSVIEFPGHPRAFGEPSRISCVVHIGDGEFTDVERKAELGGNIHAKGMMIMQAFLMSELQLEQQIPFSASITFEQSYSEVDGDSASLAELCALISALADVPIRQHLAITGSVDQFGRVQPVGGLNEKIEGFFRICEQRGFTGDQGVIIPTANVQHLSLHQDILDAVESGTFSLWGVDSVEDALPLLTNVIWDGEGRPSLLQAISERIAQASQQEGRNRYPWPLRWLNWFNHN
- the fabA gene encoding bifunctional 3-hydroxydecanoyl-ACP dehydratase/trans-2-decenoyl-ACP isomerase, coding for MVDKRESYTKEDLLASGRGELFGAEGPQLPAPSMLMMDRVVKMTETGGNFDKGYVEAELDINPDLWFFGCHFIGDPVMPGCLGLDAMWQLVGFYLGWLGGEGKGRALGVGEVKFTGQVLPTAKKVTYRIHFKRVVNRRLIMGLADGEVLVDGRVIYTANDLKVGLFKDTSAF
- the rmf gene encoding ribosome modulation factor; this encodes MKRQKRDRLERAHQRGYQAGITGRSKEMCPYQALTQRSHWLGGWRKAMEDRVAIA
- the pqiC gene encoding membrane integrity-associated transporter subunit PqiC yields the protein MKKWLSLAFLATLTACSSTVKDTWYQLPMSSATQPVAMGEVNQHSRLLWVEQVVIPDYLAGNGVVYQTTDVQYVIAKNNLWASPLDQQLRNTLVANLSAALPGWVVSSQPLGSQQDVLSVNVTGFQGRYDGRVVVSGEWLLKHGGQLTKRPFHIELPQEQDGYDAMVKALASAWRQEAGSIAGAIAGL
- the pqiB gene encoding intermembrane transport protein PqiB; its protein translation is MENNSGDAKVSRVKHWSPVWIFPIVTALIGAWILFYHYSHQGPEVTLITTSAEGIEGGKTTIKSRSVDVGIVESAVLTDDLLHVEIKARLKSGMEKLLHGDSVFWVVKPQIGREGVTGLGTLLSGAYIELQPGVKGEKPGRYELLDSPPLASPDAKGIRIVLESDKAGQLNPGDPVLFRGYQVGSVETSTFDPNKRDMNYQLFIKAPYDRLVTNNVRFWKDSGISVDLSSSGMRVEMGSLTTLFSGGVSFDVPTGLSVGEPVENKTAFKLYDDARSIADSLYTQHIDFLLFFKDSVRGLQIGAPVEFRGMRLGTVVSVPFNVPGLHQDVGDDYRIPVLIRLEPERLASEFGETPKMDQFNNLLMRGLRASMKTGNLLTGALYVDVDFYPKEPKLKEIKTVAGYNVIPTVSGGLAQIQQKLMDTLDKINNMPVNPLLEQATSTLSESQKTMRDMQQTLANVNRLTASPEMQKLPADMQNTLLELNRSLQGFQPGSAAYNKMVADMQRLDQVLRELQPVLRTINQKSNALVFEAKDKPDPQPKGAK
- the pqiA gene encoding membrane integrity-associated transporter subunit PqiA gives rise to the protein MCDAHHAGKAILCPQCDLLVTLPALSPEHKANCPRCGTSLTVNWNAPRQRPTAYALAALFMLVLSNLFPFIYMKVAGITSEVRMLQIPEVMFSEDYSSLGTFFILFVQLVPAFCLVTILLLVNRVTMPQKLKYRLARVLFALKSWGMAEIFLTGVLVSFVKLMAYGDIGVGSSFIPWCLFCVLQLRAFQCVDRRWLWDDIAPAPACPVPFKAGMTGLRQGLRSCSCCTAILPAGQLECGRCHTKGYPRKRHSLQWTVSLLLTAIMLYFPANILPIMTTDLLGDKMPSTILAGVILLWSEGSYPVAGVIFIASIMVPTLKMIAIAWLCLDARGHGVARDRERMHLMYEIVEFVGRWSMIDVFVIAVLSSLVRMGALMNIYPAIGALMFAMVVIITMLAAAMFDPRLSWDRVPDPDHEELNKSGK
- a CDS encoding ABC transporter ATP-binding protein produces the protein MSLISMHGAWLSFSDAPLLANTELHIEENERVCLVGRNGAGKSTLMKIFNQEVPLDDGRIIYEQDLIVARLQQDPPRDVAGSVYDFVAEGVEEQAEHLKAYHDISQKVMVDPSEKNLDKMARIQEILEHQGLWQLESRINEVLAQLELEPNTPLSSLSGGWLRKAALGRALVSAPRVLLLDEPTNHLDIETIDWLETFLKSFQGSIVFISHDRSFIRNMATRIVDLDRGKLVSYPGNYDQYLIAKEEALRVEELQNAEFDRRLAQEEVWIRQGIKARRTRNEGRVRALKAMRRERGERRDVMGKAKMQVEEASRSGKIVFEIENLHYEIDGKVLVNDFSAQVMRGDKIALVGPNGCGKTTLLKLMLGQLAPTSGMVHIGTKLEVAYFDQHRAELDPDKTVMDNLAEGKQEVLVNGKPRHVLGYLQDFLFHPKRAMTPVRALSGGERNRLLLARLFLKPSNLLILDEPTNDLDVETLELLEELIDGYQGTVLLVSHDRQFVDDTVTECWIYEGDGRIASYVGGYYDARGQQAAARSLTPAQPVKTTPVASEKAEIAGTAKRQPGKLSYKLQRELEQLPQLLEELENSVNALQEQVSDSAFFNQPHEATQKVLSALAEAEKALEAAFERWEYLESLKQGD
- the rlmKL gene encoding bifunctional 23S rRNA (guanine(2069)-N(7))-methyltransferase RlmK/23S rRNA (guanine(2445)-N(2))-methyltransferase RlmL translates to MNSLFASTARGLEELLKTELENLGATQCQVVQGGVHYQGDARLVYQSLLWSRLASRILLPLGECKVYSDLDLYLGVQAINWTELFAPGATFAVHFSGLNDTIRNSQYGALKVKDAIVDSFTRKNLPRPNVDREMPDVRINVWLNKDVASIALDLSGEGLHQRGYRDRTGQAPIKENLAAAVVMRSGWQPGTPLLDPMCGSGTLLIEAAMIATDRAPGLHRTRWGFNGWAQHDAQLWKSVISEAQVRARRGAAEYASRFYGSDNDSRVIERARVNARQAGLGNLISFEVKDVSRLTNPLPEGPRGTVISNPPYGERLESEPALIALHSVLGRIMKSQFGGWNLSLFSASPELLSCLQLRAERQFKAKNGPLDCVQKNYQLADSPAGGQPAAIAGDYANRLRKSLKTLDKWARQEGIECYRIYDADLPEYNVAVDRYADWVVIQEYAPPKTVDHNKARQRLFDVIAATLAVLEIPPGKLVLKTRERQKGKNQYQRMAEKGEFIEVSEYNARFLVNLTDYLDTGLFLDHRIARRMLGQMSKGKDFLNLFSYTGSATVHAGLGGARSTTTVDMSRTYLEWAERNLRLNGLTGRAHRLIQADCLAWLREAREQFDLIFIDPPTFSNSKRMDDAFDVQRDHLALMKDLSRLLRKGGTIMFSNNKRGFRMDMNGLAALGLQAQEITQKTLSRDFARNRQIHNCWLITRVGEE